Proteins encoded together in one Triticum dicoccoides isolate Atlit2015 ecotype Zavitan chromosome 7B, WEW_v2.0, whole genome shotgun sequence window:
- the LOC119339817 gene encoding uncharacterized protein LOC119339817 has translation MGTSTGAPKYPSYARYEQWVVCRIFHKSTGLKKMVTLSYDMPMYTGAEHQQGFVDLDTLPPLMEYDMSSTCAHAPLFPGASSYQLHDVGAGSSMMGSAALPMMNYHYIRNNHHHQMMANPTLPLPLFQHQQQHQQMVMHMGADQGLMVEAQPESGLASMLSQEDVVAGLRNNYPGNTAATVVGETSSMNMGMDDIWRN, from the exons ATGGGCACTAGTACAGGGGCACCTAAATACCCAAGTTATGCAAGATAT GAACAGTGGGTGGTTTGCAGGATCTTCCATAAGAGCACCGGACTAAAGAAGATGGTGACGCTGTCATATGACATGCCAATGTACACAGGAGCAGAACATCAACAGGGCTTTGTCGACTTAGATACATTGCCTCCTCTCATGGAATATGACATGTCGTCAACATGTGCGCATGCACCGCTGTTTCCTGGAGCTTCTTCGTACCAGTTGCACGATGTTGGGGCTGGCTCATCGATGATGGGCAGTGCGGCGCTTCCTATGATGAATTACCACTACATCAGGAATAACCACCACCACCAAATGATGGCCAACCCAACACTGCCTCTGCCGCTcttccaacaccaacaacaacatcAACAGATGGTGATGCATATGGGTGCAGATCAGGGTCTCATGGTCGAGGCTCAGCCTGAGAGTGGGTTGGCATCGATGCTGTCACAAGAGGACGTTGTGGCCGGGCTGAGGAACAACTACCCAGGGAACACCGCTGCCACAGTAGTTGGCGAGACCTCGTCGATGAACATGGGTATGGATGACATTTGGCGGAACTGA
- the LOC119338360 gene encoding NAC domain-containing protein 46-like isoform X1 — MDIPSSLISSILIFMVVSNITIAPESIAHKASTMADHLKVQQKQLVLPLGFRFHPTDEEIIKFYVVPKVLDEAFVAAAIEDVNLNKYEPWELPEKAKMGEKEWYFYSRKDRKYPTGIRTNRATEAGYWKATGKDKEIFHPPFTLIGMKKTLVFYKGRAPRGQKTNWIMHEYRLESSKKLTSNPSTTTRTVTRTNTASKEQWVVCRIFHKSTGLKKMVTLSYDMPMYTGAEHQQGFVDLDTLPPLMEYDMSSTCAHAPLFPGASSYQLHDVGAGSSMMGSAALPMMNYHYIRNNHHHQMMANPTLPLPLFQHQQQHQQMMMHMGADQGLMVEAQPESGLASMLSQEDVVAGLRNNYPGNAAATAVGETSSMNMGMDDIWRN; from the exons ATGGATATCCCCAGCTCATTAATTTCTTCCATACTCATATTTATGGTTGTGTCCAATATTACCATCGCCCCAGAATCCATTGCACATAAAGCCTCCACCATGGCAGACCACCTTAAAGTTCAACAGAAACagttggtactaccgctggggtttaGGTTCCACCCGACGGATGAGGAGATCATCAAATTCTATGTGGTCCCCAAGGTGCTCGATGAAGCCTTTGTTGCCGCGGCGATTGAGGATGTGAACCTCAACAAGTACGAGCCATGGGAGCTACCAGAGAAAGCGAAGATGGGGGAGAAGGAATGGTACTTTTACTCCCGAAAGGATCGCAAGTACCCCACCGGGATACGAACGAACCGGGCGACGGAGGCCGGCTATTGGAAGGCCACCGGAAAGGACAAGGAGATCTTCCACCCACCTTTCACACTCATCGGCATGAAGAAGACGCTCGTCTTCTACAAGGGTCGGGCGCCTAGGGGGCAGAAGACCAACTGGATCATGCATGAGTATAGGCTCGAGAGCAGCAAGAAGCTGACATCCAACCCATCCACCACCACCCGCACCGTCACCAGAACCAACACGGCTTCCAAG GAACAGTGGGTGGTTTGCAGGATCTTCCATAAGAGCACCGGACTAAAGAAGATGGTGACGCTGTCATATGACATGCCAATGTACACAGGAGCAGAACATCAACAGGGCTTTGTCGACTTAGATACATTGCCTCCTCTCATGGAATATGACATGTCGTCAACATGTGCGCATGCACCGCTGTTTCCTGGAGCTTCTTCGTACCAGTTGCACGATGTTGGGGCTGGCTCATCGATGATGGGCAGTGCGGCGCTTCCTATGATGAATTACCACTACATCAGGAATAACCACCACCACCAAATGATGGCCAACCCAACACTGCCTCTGCCGCTcttccaacaccaacaacaacatcAACAGATGATGATGCATATGGGTGCAGATCAGGGTCTCATGGTCGAGGCTCAGCCTGAGAGTGGGTTGGCATCGATGCTGTCACAAGAGGACGTTGTGGCCGGGCTGAGGAACAACTACCCAGGGAACGCCGCTGCCACAGCAGTTGGCGAGACCTCGTCGATGAACATGGGTATGGATGACATTTGGCGGAACTGA
- the LOC119338360 gene encoding NAC domain-containing protein 87-like isoform X2 has product MVVSNITIAPESIAHKASTMADHLKVQQKQLVLPLGFRFHPTDEEIIKFYVVPKVLDEAFVAAAIEDVNLNKYEPWELPEKAKMGEKEWYFYSRKDRKYPTGIRTNRATEAGYWKATGKDKEIFHPPFTLIGMKKTLVFYKGRAPRGQKTNWIMHEYRLESSKKLTSNPSTTTRTVTRTNTASKWVVCRIFHKSTGLKKMVTLSYDMPMYTGAEHQQGFVDLDTLPPLMEYDMSSTCAHAPLFPGASSYQLHDVGAGSSMMGSAALPMMNYHYIRNNHHHQMMANPTLPLPLFQHQQQHQQMMMHMGADQGLMVEAQPESGLASMLSQEDVVAGLRNNYPGNAAATAVGETSSMNMGMDDIWRN; this is encoded by the exons ATGGTTGTGTCCAATATTACCATCGCCCCAGAATCCATTGCACATAAAGCCTCCACCATGGCAGACCACCTTAAAGTTCAACAGAAACagttggtactaccgctggggtttaGGTTCCACCCGACGGATGAGGAGATCATCAAATTCTATGTGGTCCCCAAGGTGCTCGATGAAGCCTTTGTTGCCGCGGCGATTGAGGATGTGAACCTCAACAAGTACGAGCCATGGGAGCTACCAGAGAAAGCGAAGATGGGGGAGAAGGAATGGTACTTTTACTCCCGAAAGGATCGCAAGTACCCCACCGGGATACGAACGAACCGGGCGACGGAGGCCGGCTATTGGAAGGCCACCGGAAAGGACAAGGAGATCTTCCACCCACCTTTCACACTCATCGGCATGAAGAAGACGCTCGTCTTCTACAAGGGTCGGGCGCCTAGGGGGCAGAAGACCAACTGGATCATGCATGAGTATAGGCTCGAGAGCAGCAAGAAGCTGACATCCAACCCATCCACCACCACCCGCACCGTCACCAGAACCAACACGGCTTCCAAG TGGGTGGTTTGCAGGATCTTCCATAAGAGCACCGGACTAAAGAAGATGGTGACGCTGTCATATGACATGCCAATGTACACAGGAGCAGAACATCAACAGGGCTTTGTCGACTTAGATACATTGCCTCCTCTCATGGAATATGACATGTCGTCAACATGTGCGCATGCACCGCTGTTTCCTGGAGCTTCTTCGTACCAGTTGCACGATGTTGGGGCTGGCTCATCGATGATGGGCAGTGCGGCGCTTCCTATGATGAATTACCACTACATCAGGAATAACCACCACCACCAAATGATGGCCAACCCAACACTGCCTCTGCCGCTcttccaacaccaacaacaacatcAACAGATGATGATGCATATGGGTGCAGATCAGGGTCTCATGGTCGAGGCTCAGCCTGAGAGTGGGTTGGCATCGATGCTGTCACAAGAGGACGTTGTGGCCGGGCTGAGGAACAACTACCCAGGGAACGCCGCTGCCACAGCAGTTGGCGAGACCTCGTCGATGAACATGGGTATGGATGACATTTGGCGGAACTGA